One genomic region from Phragmites australis chromosome 1, lpPhrAust1.1, whole genome shotgun sequence encodes:
- the LOC133886616 gene encoding uncharacterized protein LOC133886616: MLKLWTLSDPDSTRTRTRILVKSSSLSAAPVSSRSSTSRQPPRFRRRRYRRPSVPAAAAWVATAPSTPDQCPCSWRRPQRYRVDAGARGEIWADESYKAIGLPKKIPVLALIHPKNPDVVYFFLEKRLFGVNVRARKVVQCQVYQLVVQRSHYIANRFVRAWELPRALSSDPYMASSWSDLPIDLLLGILHHLELPEILAFAAVCSSWCSAATAASALPCRAPWLMSWDLPPEEREQLRKHERHFPVSNVFHTLLNPEKNYKASFPEPYLWNCCGASHGWLILANKLSNLVMCNPFTLAKIPLPPITDFTCVAAVYGSEGNLVGYRYGSDGRLCNLKTLGTWFYQKVALSCTPSLGGVYTVMIIHRDCDWLSFARAGEDSWHVVSTLDRREDSYTDCVYHNGKFYTVTMEGIVEMWDIDGSYEPKKEVIINKRRNSKGRIIITDRDKLFTRYLVSTPWGDLLQVRPILARGEKCPKNVMVKIDKVDVEGRQIIALRPETALQEHAVFLGLNHSSCLPTNKFHELRPNCIYFTTPQLRKEKYFDLVKHGWRGVRIYDLENSTLEDTFPYNGSWEVWITPNS, from the exons ATGCTTAAGCTGTGGACGCTGTCCGATCCGGATTCCACCCGCACCCGCACCCGCATATTAGTGAAATCATCGTCCCTGTCGGCCGCACCCGTCTCATCCAGATCCAGCACCAGCAGGCAGCCGCCCCGGTTCCGCCGCCGTCGTTACCGCCGGCCTTCGgtccccgccgccgcagcctgGGTCGCCACCGCCCCGTCAACCCCCGACCAGTGCCCGTGCTCGTGGCGGCGTCCCCAACGTTACCGTGTGGACGCTGGAGCACGAGGCGAGATCTGGGCCGACGAGAGCTACAAGGCGATCGGGCTGCCGAAGAAGATCCCCGTGCTCGCGCTCATCCACCCCAAGAACCCCGACGTGGTCTACTTCTTCCTGGAGAAGCGCCTCTTCGGCGTCAACGTGCGTGCCCGCAAGGTTGTGCAGTGCCAGGTCTACCAGCTGGTTGTGCAGCGAAGCCACTACATCGCCAACCGCTTCGTCCGAGCTTGGGAGCTGCCGCGTGCGCTCTCCTCAG ATCCATATATGGCTTCCAGCTGGTCGGACCTGCCAATTGATCTTCTCCTTGGCATCCTACATCACCTTGAGCTCCCGGAAATCCTTGCATTCGCAGCAGTCTGCTCGTCGTGGTGTTCTGCTGCCACAGCTGCCAGTGCCCTTCCCTGTCGAGCACCATGGCTCATGTCCTGGGATTTACCTCCTGAGGAAAGGGAACAGCTTCGCAAGCATGAGAGGCATTTCCCTGTGAGCAACGTGTTCCACACCCTCCTTAACCCAGAAAAGAATTACAAAGCCTCTTTCCCAGAGCCTTACCTGTGGAACTGCTGTGGTGCCTCTCACGGTTGGCTGATTCTGGCAAACAAACTCTCCAACCTTGTCATGTGCAACCCCTTTACCTTGGCGAAGATCCCTCTCCCACCAATCACCGATTTCACGTGCGTGGCGGCTGTCTATGGTAGTGAAGGGAATCTTGTGGGTTATCGTTATGGAAGTGATGGTCGTCTTTGTAATCTAAAAACTCTGGGCACATGGTTCTATCAGAAGGTGGCGTTATCATGCACTCCATCCCTAGGTGGTGTCTACACTGTGATGATCATCCATCGCGACTGTGATTGGCTCTCGTTTGCTAGGGCAGGAGAGGACAGCTGGCATGTGGTTTCAACTTTAGATAGGAGAGAAGATAGTTACACAGATTGTGTCTACCACAATGGTAAATTCTACACAGTGACAATGGAAGGAATAGTTGAAATGTGGGATATTGATGGTTCGTATGAACCAAAAAAGGAAGTGATCATTAATAAGAGGAGAAACAGTAAGGGTCGAATTATCATTACAGACCGGGACAAACTCTTTACCAGGTACCTAGTATCAACACCTTGGGGTGACCTTTTGCAAGTTCGTCCAATTCTTGCACGTGGAGAAAAATGTCCCAAAAATGTCATGGTAAAAATAGACAAGGTTGATGTTGAGGGGCGTCAGATAATAGCATTGAGACCGGAGACGGCCCTACAGGAGCATGCGGTGTTTCTTGGCCTAAATCACTCTTCTTGTTTACCCACAAACAAATTCCATGAGCTAAGGCCAAATTGTATTTACTTCACTACCCCCCAGTTGAggaaagaaaaatactttgaTCTTGTGAAGCATGGTTGGAGAGGTGTAAGGATTTATGACTTGGAGAATAGCACACTTGAGGATACTTTTCCCTACAACGGGAGTTGGGAAGTATGGATCACCCCGAATAGTTGA